A genomic region of Tamandua tetradactyla isolate mTamTet1 chromosome 2, mTamTet1.pri, whole genome shotgun sequence contains the following coding sequences:
- the MSANTD3 gene encoding myb/SANT-like DNA-binding domain-containing protein 3, translated as MQNNEIIKPAKYFSELEKSILLALVEKYKYVLECKKSDARTIALKQRTWQALAHEYNSQPSVSLRDFKQLKKCWENIKARTKKIMAHERREKVKRSVSPLLGTHVLGKEKIANMLPEQLYFLQNPPEEEPEYHPDAAAQESFAVANREPCDDEKEFLHFPVCEGTSQPEPSCSAVRITANKNYRSKTSQEGALKKMHEEEHHQQMSILQLQLIQMNEVHVAKIQQIERECEMAEEEHRIKMEVLNKKKMYWERKLQTFTKEWPVASFNRPFPNSP; from the exons ATGCAAAACAACGAAATTATAAAACCTGCCAAATACTTCTCAGAATTGGAAAAGAGCATCTTGCTTGCTTTAGTAGAAAAGTACAAATATGTGCTTGAATGCAAAAAAAGTGATGCGCGAACTATTGCACTTAAGCAGCGTACCTGGCAAGCACTTGCCCACGAATACAACTCCCAGCCTAGCGTGTCCCTGCGGGATTTCAAACAGCTGAAGAAGTGCTGGGAGAACATCAAGGCTCGGACCAAAAAAATAATGGCCcatgagaggagagagaaagtgaAGCGGAGCGTCAGTCCACTTCTGGGCACCCACGTGCTGGGAAAGGAGAAGATTGCCAACATGCTGCCCGAGCAGCTCTACTTCCTGCAGAACCCTCCGGAAGAGGAGCCTGAGTACCACCCGGACGCTGCAGCCCAAG AATCGTTTGCTGTTGCAAACAGAGAACCGTGCGATGATGAGAAAGAGTTCCTACATTTTCCGGTGTGTGAGGGGACCTCTCAACCTGAGCCCTCGTGTTCGGCTGTCAGGATAACAGCCAATAAAAACTACAGGAGCAAAACTTCTCAGGAAGGGGCTTTAAAAAAGATGCACGAGGAGGAGCACCACCAGCAGATGTCCATCTTACAGCTGCAGCTGATACAAATGAACGAGGTGCACGTGGCCAAAATCCAGCAGATAGAGCGAGAGTGCGAGATGGCCGAGGAGGAGCATCGTATAAAAATGGaagttctcaataaaaagaaGATGTATTGGGAAAGAAAGCTACAAACATTTACCAAGGAATGGCCAGTTGCCTCATTTAACAGGCCCTTTCCCAATTCACCCTGA